One Archangium violaceum genomic window, GAGCCCGTCTTCGCATCGACGACGATCTCCGGCTTCACCAGACCCGCACGCACCAACGGCAGGATTCCCAGGAGCGAGGCGTGCGCCATGCAGCCGGGCACCGCCACGTAGCGGGCCTCGGGGAGCTGGCTGGCCGTCCATTCCGGAAGCGCATAGGTGAACTCCGGCACGTCCGCGGGCCGCGGGTGCTTCTTGTACCAGCGCTCGTGGTCCGTTGGAGCCAACCGGAAGTCCGCGCTGAGATCGATCACCCGGCCAGCGAGCTCGCGCACCCGGGCCCAGCGCTCGATGAGCCCACCCTGGGGAAGACAGCTCACGAGGACGTCGCACGGCTCCAGCGCTTCATGCGGGACGAAGCGCAGCGCGCTCATGCCCCGGAGGCTCGGATGCGGGTAGTCCAGGCGCTTGCCCGCGAATTGACCCGAGGTGGCCTGGACGACCTCCACGGCGGGGTGCCCGAGCAGCAACCGCAGCACCTCCCCACCCGTGTAGCCCGAGGCTCCCAGCACGGCCACGCGCGTCATGGATGCACCCCGGCGATGTACTCCGCGATCAGCTCCGGCAGCGGAAGGCGGGTGGATTCGATGCTCCGCGCGAACTCGACACAGTGGTTGACCTCGTTCACGAGGATCTCCCCCTCCCGGGTCTCCAGCAGGTCCACGGCCGCGATGTCCGCCCCGACGGCCGCCGCCGCGCGCTCCGCGAGCTTCGCGTGCGACTCCGGCACTTCGTACCGCTCGGGCACCGCACCGCGCGCGGTGTTCGTCACCCAGTGCTCCGAGCGCCGGCGGATGCCTCCCACCGTCCTGCCCATCACGTAGACGCGCAGGTCATAGCCCGGCTTGTCGATGTACTGCTGCACGAGCCCGACGTGGTCCTGCGCGCTTCCCGTCTCGAAGCGCATCTGCATGAGGCCCTCGGCCGCGCTGCGTCCCTCGATGCGCGCGACCATGCGTCCCCATGAGCCCACCGCCGGCTTCGTCACCACGGGGTAGCCCCGGCGCTCGATCTCCGCGACGCAGGCCTCCTCCTCGAAGCCCGCGAACGACCACGGCATCGCAACACCGTGGGCCGCCAACGCCAGGTTCGTGAGGATCTTGTCCCCACACGTGGTGATGGCCCGGGAGCTGTTCACCACGCGTGCTCCCTTGACCTCGAGGATCGCCGCCAGATACCGAGAGCGGGTGAGCGACATGCTCCGCATCAGGACGACGTTGCCTCCGGACCAGCGCTCCGCGTCCAGCGGGAGGACGAGGTCGGAGTCCTGATGGAGCTCGACGTCGCACTCCCTCTTCCGGAGCGCGTCGAGGATCATCCGCTCTTCCGTGCGCAACCGTGTGTAGATCAGATCGATCTTCTTCATGGGAGTACGAGCCGCTCCGTCTGGTGACTATTCGCCCCAGTCTTCCTCGACCTCGGGCGCCTCGGCGAAGCGCAGGGGCTTCAGGCCGACCACCTCGAGCTCGGCGGAGCAGCCCTCGCACGTGACGACCTCGCCCTCCATGTAGCTGTCGCCGACGATCTCGAAGGCACACGTGGGGCAACCGTTGATTCCCGCCGCGTCCACCTGCTTCTCCAGCTGCTTTTGCACCTGCATCAGTTCCTCCTCGTTGTGACAGGTTCCGGCGCCACCGCGTGGGGGCGCGACAAAGAGCCGAGGACGCGCTCGGCCACGCTCGCGCCGTCGAGCCCGTGGCCCAGGAGCAGCGATTCGTGGGAGCCCGCGAGCGGATCGTAGCGATCCTGGATGCCCATCCGGAGCACCCGCCGGCCGAGCCCGTGCGCGCACACGGTCTCGCACACAGCACCTCCGAGCCCGCCGAGGATGTTGTGCTCCTCCACCGTGACGAGGAGCCGCGTCCGCTCCGCCGTCTCGAGGATGGCCGCCTCGTCGAGTGGCTTGAGCGTGTGCATGTTCACCACGCGCGCCGAGACGCCCTGGGCCTCGAGCCGCGAGGCGGCCTCCAGCGCGACGGAGACGCCGATCTCGCCGTGGGCGATCAGCCCCACGTCCGAGCCCTCTCGGATGCAATGCGCCCGGCCGAGCGCGAAGCCCTCCCGTTGGGCCTCCAGCCGGCTCACCCGGTTGCGGCCGAGCCGCATGTACACCGGGCCGTCGTGCTCGATCATCGCGCGCGTGGCGAGGATCGTCTCCAGCCCGTCCGCGGGGGAGAACACCGTCATCCCCGGCATGGCCCGGAGGATGGCGAGATCCTCGATGGCGTGGTGGGTGGGCCCGAAGAACGCACCCGATACGCCACCGTAGTCACAGACGAGCTTCACGTTCGCCTGGGGGTAGGCCATTCCGAGCCGCACCTGTTCGCAGGCCCGCATCGCCCCGAAGGGCGCGAAGGTATGCGCGAAGACGACGTGCCCCACGTGCGCCATGCCGCACGCCATGTCGAGCATCGTGGCTTCGCAGATGCCCAGGTTGAAGTAGCGGCTCTTGTGGCGGGCCTCGAAGGGATCTCCCGCGCCGCCGAGGTCCGCCTCGAGCAGCACGAGGCGGGAATCCTGTTCCGCGAAGCGCGCCAGCGCATGCCGGAAGATCTGCCGGTTGGGGAGCTTGGGGTTCTCCCGCAGCCAGGCCTCCGGGTCGCTCGCGAGATCCGCGCCCTCCGTCTGGGGCCCGCTCATGGGACCTCTCCCATGGACACGAGCGCGCGCCGGAGTTGCTCGGGGGTGAAGACCGCGTAGTGCGGACCCTTTCCCTTGAACATCGGAACGCCCGCGCCCTTCTGGGTCCTCGCGATGATGGCGCGCGGGGACGTCCCCTTGGCGGGGGCCTCCAGCGCATTACAGAGCGCGCGGAGATCGTGACCGTCCACCTCGATCGCCTCGAACCCAAACATCATCAGCCGGTCCGCGAGCGCAGCCTGCGACAGGATGGACTCCGTCGGTCCATCGTTCTGACCACGATTCCGGTCGATAATTATTGTCAGGTTGGACAGACGTTGATGCGAGGCGATCTGAATGGCCTCCCAATTCGAGCCCTCGCCCATCTCGCCGTCACCACAGATGACATAGACACGATTCCCCAGGCCCCTCAGCCGGTAACCGAGCGAGAGACCTGTCCCCAGGCCCAGCCCATGCCCGAGGCTCCCGGTCGAGAAATCCACGCCGGGAGCCTTTGCATTCACATGGCCAGTGAAGATGCTCCCTTCCGCGTTGTAGCGCCGGACCAGCTCCTCGGGATCGAAGAAGCCAAACTCAGACAGGGCGGCATACAGCCCCGCCGCGGCGTGCCCCTTCGAGAGGATGAGGTGATCGCGCTCCTCCCAGCGGGGATTTCCCGGCCGGGTCCTCATGACGCGCCCGAGGAGCGCCACGAGGATCTCGACCAGGGAGAGGGAGCCTCCGAGATGGCAACCCGTCGGGGTCGCGGCGAGCCGGACGATGAGCCGCCGGATGTGCTTCGCGTGAGCTTCGAGCGCGCCAATCCCGTCATCGGAGGGGCACTCGAGGCCTGCGTCTGTCGTTGCGGCAATCATCGAGCGAGTCATGATTTGTGGGGGGGTGCAATTCGTGACTTCGATGCTTAGTGGGATCACGCTATAGGAAATCAGGAGATGGCTCGTCAATGTGTGAAGTTGGGCACCGATGTAAAAAAAAAATCCGACATTGGCCAGCTGCTCAGAAAGTGTTAGGGGTTGCGCCCTCGAATCACATAAAAAGCCGCAACACGAGAGGTGAACGAGATGGCGGAGAAGTTCGGCAACGCTGTCGCGCGGGTGAATGGCTCGGCCTATCGCCAGAAGGGTTGGTGGCGAGACGAGACTGTTGTCGATGACCTTCTTCGCGCGATCAAGAACCACCCGGACAAGACGGCGATCGTCGCGGCCCGGTACTTCGCGCGCGACGTGACGCGGATCAGCTACGCGGAGCTGGGGATGTACATGGACCGGTTCGCCGGAGCCCTTCGCGAGCTGGGCATCGGGCGCGAGCAGATCGTCGCCGTACAGCTCCCGAACTGGTGGCAGTTCACCGCGATCGCCCTGGCCTGCGCGCGCATTGGCGCCGTCCTCGCGCCCATCCCTCCCGACTACCGGCGACGCGAGGTGGAGTTCATCCTCGGCAGGACCGAGGCCCCGGTCTACATCGGCCCCTCGAGCTGGACCGGGTTCTCGCACCGCGACATGCTCCGGGAGATGGCTCCGGCGCTCCCCGCGCTGCGTCATCGGATCTTCCTCGGCGCGGGGACGAGCGGCCTGGCGGAGGGAGAGCTGGATTTCGATGCCTGGCTGGTCTCCAACCGGTGGGAGGATCGCTACCCGGCTGGCGCGCTGGACGAGCTGACCGCACGTGCGGACGACGTGTTCAACGTGCTCTACACCTCGGGCACCACCGGCGAGCCCAAGGGCGTGGTCCACTCGTACAACACGAACTACGCCATCACCCGGGCCCTCAACGAGACCCTGGGACTGGGCGCGGATGACGTCATCTCGCTGCCGAGCCTCCTCACCGCCTCGAGTGGCTTCACCTATCTCTTCCAGATGCCCGTGCTCCTCGGGGCGACGGCTGTCTATCTGGACGTGGCGGATCCCGAGTTCCACCTGAAGCTCATCGAGGAGCATGGAATCTCGTTCATGTATGGGATTCCCACGTATTTCCTGAACATGCTCGCGGCGCAGAAGCGCCGGCCCCGGAAGATCACGACGCTCAAGTGTCTGGCCACCGGATCCACGCCCGTGCCGCCCCACCTCATCGCCGAGGTGCGTGATGTCTTTGGCGTCCGGCTGCACACGCTCTGGGGCATGACGGAGAACGGTGCCGTCACCATCACCCGGCACGAGGATCCCCCCGACTGGCCGGCGAACAGCGACGGCGCTCCCGTGCCCTGGATGGAGGTGAAGATCGCCCCGGCCACCGCGGAGGATGGGAGCCCCTTCCCGGATGGCGCGGGACGGCTCCTGGTCCGCGGCGCGAGCCAGTGCCTCGGGTACTTCAAGCGCGAGGACATCTACAACGCGTGTGTGGATTCGGAAGGTTGGTTCGACACGGGCGACCTGGCTCGAGATGACGGACGCGGCGGCATCCGCATCGCCGGCCGGCTCAAGGACATCATCTTCCGGCACGGCCTGAAGATTCCCGTCATCGAGGTCGAATCGGCGCTGTATGCGCATCCCAAGGTGAAGGAGGTCGCCATCGTGGCCCACGCGGATGACCGCATCGGCGGCGAGCGGGTGTGCGCCGTCGTGGTGCCTCGCGAGGAGGCTCCCTCCCTCAATGAACTGCGGGAGCACCTCCGCAAGGCCGGCATGTCCGTCTCGTACTGGCCGGACCGTCTGGAGATCATCTCCGAGATGCCGAAGACGCCCTCCGGGAAGATCCGCAAGTTCCTCCTGCGCGAGCGCTTGAAGGAGACGTCCGGCAGCACCTCCTGAGTCTGTCTTTCGCTTCTGATTTCGTGGTCTTCCCGCTGCCTCCGGGCAGCGGGCGCAGTCTCGCCGTGCGCGCCTTTCCCCCCGGGCGCGGATTCCCCCCACTCCCACACCGAGGGCTCTTCGCACCGCGGAGGGCTTCCACCCGGTTCAGGACACGCGAGTCGATATGAACGTGCGCGACGTGCAACTTCCGGCCGAAGGCGCTGCTCCGCTGCCCCCCTCCGAGAGAACCGAGCCGAAGCCGGCCGCCAAGGTAGGGCGCAGGCCTCCTCCCCTGGTCCCCGTATCTCGGAACGAGGCCCCGCCGCTGTCCTTCGCGCAGCAGCGGCTGTGGTTCATCGATCAGCTCGCTCCCGGGAGCCACACGTACAACGTCCCGTTCTTCGCCCGGCTGAAGGGTCCACTCGACGTGTCCGTGCTGGAGCGGAGCCTGGCGGAGCTCATCCGGCGGCACGAGTCGCTCAGGACGACGTTCACGGTGGTGAATGGGCGGCCGGTGCAACGGATTGTGTCGGAGTTGGATTTCAGGTTGCCGCTGGAGCGCCTGGACCAAGCCACGGAGGGCGAGCGGGAGGCGGTGCTCCGGCGGCTCGCGGAGGAGGAGGCGCGGCGCCCGTTCGACCTGGAGAAGGGACCGCTCATCCGGGCGCGGCTGCTGCGCGTGGCGGATGCGGACCATGCATTGCTGCTCACCCTGCACCACGTCATCAGCGACGCCTGGTCCCTGGGTCTGCTGGAACGTGAGTTGACCGTTCTGTACCGGGCCTTCTCCAGCGCGGGCGAGCCCCTACCGCGGGCCCTGCCGGTGCAGTACGCGGACTACGCGACGTGGCAACGGGAGTGGCTGAAGGGCGAGGTGCTCGAGGCTCAGCTCTCCTGGTGGAAGCAGCAGCTCGCCGGAGCGCCGCCCGTGCTGGAGCTGCCGACGGACCGGCCCCGGCCTCCCGTGCAGTCCGCTCGCGGAGCCATCCGGAGGGTGATGCTCTCCCCGGCGCTCTCCGGGGCCGTGAAGG contains:
- the argC gene encoding N-acetyl-gamma-glutamyl-phosphate reductase, coding for MTRVAVLGASGYTGGEVLRLLLGHPAVEVVQATSGQFAGKRLDYPHPSLRGMSALRFVPHEALEPCDVLVSCLPQGGLIERWARVRELAGRVIDLSADFRLAPTDHERWYKKHPRPADVPEFTYALPEWTASQLPEARYVAVPGCMAHASLLGILPLVRAGLVKPEIVVDAKTGSSGGGATPDRSSHHPERASALRCYRPVGHRHTGELENVVERLTGTRPSVHFSATAVPSVRGILSTVHCFAARPIVDENEPLRAIATAYREKPFVRLIRPNTSASPFPEPGPLQGTNYCDLAVDVDPDRNRIVVNVAIDNLVKGAAGTAVHALNLMLGRPETEGLGFRGLHPI
- a CDS encoding RimK family alpha-L-glutamate ligase; amino-acid sequence: MKKIDLIYTRLRTEERMILDALRKRECDVELHQDSDLVLPLDAERWSGGNVVLMRSMSLTRSRYLAAILEVKGARVVNSSRAITTCGDKILTNLALAAHGVAMPWSFAGFEEEACVAEIERRGYPVVTKPAVGSWGRMVARIEGRSAAEGLMQMRFETGSAQDHVGLVQQYIDKPGYDLRVYVMGRTVGGIRRRSEHWVTNTARGAVPERYEVPESHAKLAERAAAAVGADIAAVDLLETREGEILVNEVNHCVEFARSIESTRLPLPELIAEYIAGVHP
- the lysW gene encoding lysine biosynthesis protein LysW; protein product: MQVQKQLEKQVDAAGINGCPTCAFEIVGDSYMEGEVVTCEGCSAELEVVGLKPLRFAEAPEVEEDWGE
- a CDS encoding transketolase family protein, with translation MSGPQTEGADLASDPEAWLRENPKLPNRQIFRHALARFAEQDSRLVLLEADLGGAGDPFEARHKSRYFNLGICEATMLDMACGMAHVGHVVFAHTFAPFGAMRACEQVRLGMAYPQANVKLVCDYGGVSGAFFGPTHHAIEDLAILRAMPGMTVFSPADGLETILATRAMIEHDGPVYMRLGRNRVSRLEAQREGFALGRAHCIREGSDVGLIAHGEIGVSVALEAASRLEAQGVSARVVNMHTLKPLDEAAILETAERTRLLVTVEEHNILGGLGGAVCETVCAHGLGRRVLRMGIQDRYDPLAGSHESLLLGHGLDGASVAERVLGSLSRPHAVAPEPVTTRRN
- a CDS encoding transketolase — its product is MIAATTDAGLECPSDDGIGALEAHAKHIRRLIVRLAATPTGCHLGGSLSLVEILVALLGRVMRTRPGNPRWEERDHLILSKGHAAAGLYAALSEFGFFDPEELVRRYNAEGSIFTGHVNAKAPGVDFSTGSLGHGLGLGTGLSLGYRLRGLGNRVYVICGDGEMGEGSNWEAIQIASHQRLSNLTIIIDRNRGQNDGPTESILSQAALADRLMMFGFEAIEVDGHDLRALCNALEAPAKGTSPRAIIARTQKGAGVPMFKGKGPHYAVFTPEQLRRALVSMGEVP
- a CDS encoding AMP-binding protein; protein product: MAEKFGNAVARVNGSAYRQKGWWRDETVVDDLLRAIKNHPDKTAIVAARYFARDVTRISYAELGMYMDRFAGALRELGIGREQIVAVQLPNWWQFTAIALACARIGAVLAPIPPDYRRREVEFILGRTEAPVYIGPSSWTGFSHRDMLREMAPALPALRHRIFLGAGTSGLAEGELDFDAWLVSNRWEDRYPAGALDELTARADDVFNVLYTSGTTGEPKGVVHSYNTNYAITRALNETLGLGADDVISLPSLLTASSGFTYLFQMPVLLGATAVYLDVADPEFHLKLIEEHGISFMYGIPTYFLNMLAAQKRRPRKITTLKCLATGSTPVPPHLIAEVRDVFGVRLHTLWGMTENGAVTITRHEDPPDWPANSDGAPVPWMEVKIAPATAEDGSPFPDGAGRLLVRGASQCLGYFKREDIYNACVDSEGWFDTGDLARDDGRGGIRIAGRLKDIIFRHGLKIPVIEVESALYAHPKVKEVAIVAHADDRIGGERVCAVVVPREEAPSLNELREHLRKAGMSVSYWPDRLEIISEMPKTPSGKIRKFLLRERLKETSGSTS